A part of Hippea maritima DSM 10411 genomic DNA contains:
- a CDS encoding argininosuccinate synthase, whose translation MGEIKKVVLAYSGGLDTSVIVKWLQDKYGCEVITYTADLGQNEDLEPIKEKALKVGASKAYVEDVREEFLNEYVMKAFKFGALYEGKYPLATALGRPLITKKMIEIAQKEGADAIAHGSTGKGNDQVRFDVSAVALKPDIKVIAPVRDWELKSRDEEIEYAKKHGIPVPVTKDKPYSIDRNIWGLSVEAGPLEDPYHEPDEEIYSFTKNPLEAPDEPEYVEIEFEKGIPVAIDGKRLNIVDLVNKANEIAGRHGVGRIDMVENRLVGIKSREIYEAPAAVLLLEAKRSLDELILDRESLHLRDQLAIKYAELVYYGYWFCELREALDAFADKLNERATGTVKVKLYKGKATAVARKSPYAIYSKELATYDPGDTFNHKYGEAFCYIWGLPLRVAAEVKNK comes from the coding sequence ATGGGTGAAATTAAAAAGGTTGTGCTTGCCTATTCCGGTGGTCTTGATACATCTGTCATTGTAAAGTGGCTGCAGGATAAATACGGCTGTGAGGTAATCACATACACAGCCGATTTAGGTCAGAACGAGGATTTGGAGCCAATAAAAGAGAAGGCCTTAAAGGTTGGTGCAAGCAAGGCGTATGTTGAGGATGTAAGGGAGGAGTTTTTAAACGAGTATGTGATGAAAGCCTTTAAATTTGGTGCCTTGTATGAAGGCAAATACCCGCTTGCAACAGCACTTGGAAGGCCTCTAATCACAAAAAAGATGATAGAAATAGCACAAAAAGAGGGCGCTGATGCTATAGCACACGGCTCAACCGGTAAGGGCAATGATCAGGTCAGGTTTGATGTGTCAGCCGTGGCATTAAAACCGGATATAAAGGTTATAGCGCCTGTGAGGGATTGGGAGTTAAAATCAAGGGATGAGGAGATCGAGTATGCCAAAAAACACGGCATCCCCGTGCCTGTAACGAAGGATAAGCCCTATTCCATTGACAGGAATATCTGGGGATTATCGGTTGAGGCTGGCCCATTGGAGGATCCCTATCATGAGCCTGATGAGGAGATATACTCATTTACAAAAAATCCACTTGAGGCACCGGATGAGCCTGAGTATGTTGAGATAGAGTTTGAAAAGGGCATACCTGTGGCCATTGATGGCAAGAGGCTAAACATCGTTGACCTTGTTAACAAAGCCAACGAGATAGCCGGCAGGCACGGTGTTGGCAGAATAGACATGGTTGAAAACAGGCTCGTCGGTATAAAATCAAGGGAGATCTATGAGGCTCCAGCTGCTGTGCTTCTGCTTGAGGCAAAAAGGAGTTTGGATGAGTTGATTTTAGATAGAGAAAGCCTGCATTTAAGAGACCAATTGGCCATCAAGTATGCAGAACTGGTCTATTACGGTTATTGGTTCTGTGAGCTAAGAGAAGCATTGGATGCCTTTGCAGACAAACTAAACGAAAGAGCAACAGGCACGGTAAAGGTAAAGCTATACAAAGGCAAGGCAACGGCTGTTGCAAGAAAATCACCTTATGCTATATACTCAAAAGAGCTTGCAACCTATGATCCAGGCGATACATTCAACCACAAATACGGAGAGGCGTTCTGCTATATATGGGGTTTACCGCTAAGGGTTGCAGCAGAGGTAAAGAACAAATAA
- a CDS encoding ABC transporter ATP-binding protein — MSKVALKCDKITMKFGGLTAVNEFSVEINEHMIFGLIGPNGAGKTTAFNMITGNLKPTSGEIFFYNQNITGMKPFRIVSLGMARTFQNIRLFSNLSVLENVLTGFHHKLKYNLIDAILRTPRFYKYEKQIREEAMELLESVNLADKADFKASKLPYGERRKVEIARALATGPKMLLLDEPAAGMNPQETMGLMYFIQEIKEKFNLTVLLIEHDMKFVMNLCERIAVLDHGVKIAEGKPEEIQKNPDVIRAYLGDINA; from the coding sequence ATGAGTAAAGTAGCATTAAAATGCGATAAGATAACAATGAAATTTGGCGGTCTAACCGCCGTCAATGAATTCTCTGTGGAAATAAACGAGCATATGATATTTGGACTCATAGGTCCAAACGGGGCCGGTAAAACCACAGCCTTCAACATGATAACAGGCAACCTAAAGCCCACAAGCGGAGAGATATTTTTCTACAATCAAAACATTACCGGCATGAAACCCTTCAGAATTGTTTCCCTCGGTATGGCAAGAACTTTTCAGAATATTAGATTATTCTCAAACCTCTCTGTTTTAGAAAATGTCTTAACTGGCTTTCATCACAAACTTAAATACAATCTTATTGATGCCATATTAAGGACACCGAGATTCTACAAATACGAAAAGCAAATAAGAGAAGAGGCTATGGAACTTTTGGAAAGCGTAAACCTTGCCGACAAAGCAGATTTCAAAGCTAGCAAATTACCCTATGGTGAAAGAAGAAAAGTCGAGATAGCAAGGGCACTGGCAACAGGACCAAAGATGCTTCTTTTGGATGAGCCAGCTGCAGGAATGAACCCACAGGAAACCATGGGCCTTATGTATTTTATTCAGGAAATAAAGGAAAAATTTAATCTAACTGTCCTGCTAATAGAGCATGATATGAAGTTTGTTATGAACTTATGTGAAAGAATTGCTGTATTGGATCACGGTGTAAAGATAGCTGAAGGTAAACCAGAAGAAATTCAGAAAAACCCTGATGTCATAAGGGCATACTTAGGAGACATCAATGCTTAA
- the argF gene encoding ornithine carbamoyltransferase translates to MIRHCLSLKDLTKQEILELLDLSQQIKNKIKSKQDYKPLSGVILGMIFEKPSTRTRLSFEAGMKRLGGDAIFLSPRDIQLGRGETIEDTARVISRYVDIVMIRTFEHSRIERFAQYSTVPVINALTDLLHPCQVLADLLTIKEKLGRIEDIKVAFFGDGNNMANSWIYAAAVLGFELRVATPVDFAPNGVVVKEALELATKSGARIILTNNPEEAAKDADVLYTDVWASMGQEDQKEKKHALMRPYQVNRELVKYANKDYIFMHCLPAHRGEEVEAEVIDDEKHSVIFDEAENRTYAQLATIMNLIGRV, encoded by the coding sequence ATGATCAGGCACTGTTTGAGCTTAAAGGATTTAACAAAACAGGAGATATTGGAGCTTTTGGATCTATCACAGCAGATAAAAAACAAAATCAAAAGCAAACAGGATTATAAACCCCTAAGCGGTGTTATCCTGGGGATGATATTTGAAAAACCCTCAACAAGGACAAGGCTCTCCTTTGAAGCTGGAATGAAAAGGCTCGGAGGGGATGCTATCTTTCTATCCCCACGGGATATACAACTGGGAAGGGGTGAAACCATCGAGGACACAGCAAGGGTCATCTCACGCTATGTTGATATCGTTATGATAAGAACATTTGAACACTCAAGAATAGAAAGATTTGCCCAATACTCAACCGTCCCTGTAATCAACGCCTTAACAGACCTGCTACATCCATGCCAGGTGTTGGCAGATCTGTTAACAATCAAGGAAAAATTAGGCAGGATCGAGGATATAAAGGTGGCCTTCTTTGGTGATGGCAACAACATGGCGAATTCGTGGATCTATGCTGCTGCCGTTTTAGGTTTTGAGCTGAGAGTGGCAACACCTGTGGATTTTGCTCCAAATGGGGTTGTGGTAAAGGAAGCCTTAGAACTTGCAACAAAAAGCGGTGCAAGGATCATCTTAACAAACAATCCAGAAGAGGCAGCAAAAGACGCTGATGTTCTTTACACGGATGTCTGGGCATCTATGGGTCAGGAAGACCAGAAAGAGAAAAAACACGCCCTGATGAGGCCGTATCAGGTAAACAGAGAACTTGTAAAATATGCAAATAAAGACTATATATTCATGCACTGCCTCCCTGCTCATAGGGGTGAGGAGGTTGAGGCTGAAGTTATTGACGATGAGAAGCATTCTGTGATATTTGACGAGGCGGAAAACAGAACCTATGCTCAACTTGCCACAATAATGAATCTAATTGGGAGGGTTTAA
- a CDS encoding ABC transporter substrate-binding protein, which produces MKRLLSSFVAVLVGLVFLANASFAKEIKVGVVWPMTGLIAAFGQSAWKGLKLAESLQPKTKDGCVIHPILLDNKGDKVETANAVSKLITDNHVVAIIGAIASSNTLAGAPIAEKNKIPMLTSSATNPLVTKDKKYISRVCFIDPFQGTVGAKYAYNNLHAKTAVVMIEKDQDYSVGLAHSFMKAFKKLGGKILGVEFFQSTDQDYSAQIADIKSKNPDIIYMPSYYQEISLFARQARQYGLKQTIMAGDGAEADALIKIGGKAVEGVTFTTHYDPHAAATPLSKKFLKLFKEKYKEDPDAMAALGADAYFVLVNAIDNAGGCKATPDKINYQIRHTKKFEGVTGVITIDPKAGNAIKSAVIRKVEGGKFVYVTTVNP; this is translated from the coding sequence ATGAAGCGATTGTTAAGCTCGTTTGTAGCAGTTTTGGTTGGTTTGGTCTTCTTGGCAAATGCAAGCTTTGCTAAGGAAATCAAAGTCGGTGTTGTATGGCCAATGACAGGCTTGATTGCAGCATTTGGTCAAAGTGCTTGGAAGGGTTTAAAACTGGCTGAGTCATTACAGCCAAAGACTAAAGATGGATGCGTAATACATCCTATTCTCCTTGACAACAAAGGAGATAAAGTGGAAACGGCAAACGCCGTAAGTAAGCTCATTACAGACAACCACGTAGTTGCTATCATTGGTGCAATTGCAAGTAGTAACACATTGGCAGGCGCACCAATTGCAGAGAAAAACAAGATTCCTATGCTTACATCATCAGCCACAAACCCGCTGGTAACAAAGGATAAAAAGTATATCTCAAGGGTTTGTTTTATCGACCCATTCCAGGGTACGGTCGGTGCAAAGTATGCTTACAACAACCTGCATGCAAAAACGGCTGTTGTAATGATAGAAAAGGATCAGGATTACTCTGTTGGTCTTGCACATTCATTCATGAAAGCATTTAAAAAATTGGGTGGCAAAATACTAGGTGTTGAGTTCTTCCAGTCAACAGACCAGGATTATTCAGCTCAGATAGCAGATATAAAATCCAAAAACCCAGATATCATCTACATGCCATCTTATTATCAAGAAATATCTCTATTTGCACGCCAGGCTAGGCAGTACGGCCTAAAACAGACAATAATGGCTGGAGATGGCGCTGAGGCTGATGCTCTTATTAAAATAGGCGGTAAGGCAGTAGAAGGCGTTACATTCACAACCCATTACGATCCACATGCTGCAGCTACTCCGCTTTCAAAGAAATTCTTAAAGCTGTTCAAAGAGAAATATAAAGAAGATCCAGATGCTATGGCTGCTTTAGGTGCTGATGCATACTTCGTGCTTGTTAATGCTATAGACAACGCTGGTGGCTGCAAAGCTACACCAGATAAGATAAACTATCAGATCAGGCACACAAAGAAATTTGAGGGCGTAACAGGTGTTATCACAATCGATCCTAAAGCAGGAAACGCCATTAAGAGTGCAGTTATCAGAAAGGTTGAAGGCGGCAAGTTTGTATATGTAACAACGGTTAATCCTTAA
- a CDS encoding ABC transporter ATP-binding protein — translation MLKVKDLNVYYGVIHAVKGISFNVPEGKIITLIGANGAGKSSTLKAIAGLVRPKGSINFLGDELTKKPAYRIAQKGVSLVPEGRRVFANLTILENLRMGGFNKNPSELEPLYEKMFELFPILKERAYQKAGTLSGGEQQMLAIARALMSEPLLLMLDEPSLGLAPKIVAEVFEILKELNRKGKTILLVEQNAAQALKLANYAYVLENGKITLEGDAKELLENEDVKKTYLGEM, via the coding sequence ATGCTTAAGGTAAAAGATTTAAATGTTTATTACGGTGTTATACATGCCGTTAAAGGAATAAGTTTTAATGTCCCAGAAGGTAAAATAATAACATTAATCGGAGCAAATGGGGCAGGAAAATCCAGCACCCTAAAAGCTATAGCAGGATTGGTACGCCCCAAGGGCAGCATAAACTTTTTAGGAGATGAATTAACAAAGAAACCAGCATATAGAATTGCTCAGAAAGGTGTGTCTCTGGTTCCTGAAGGAAGAAGAGTTTTTGCCAATTTGACAATACTTGAGAACCTAAGAATGGGAGGGTTCAATAAAAACCCATCTGAGCTTGAACCACTCTATGAAAAAATGTTTGAACTCTTCCCTATTCTTAAAGAGAGGGCTTATCAGAAAGCAGGCACACTATCCGGCGGTGAGCAACAGATGTTAGCAATAGCAAGAGCCCTTATGAGTGAGCCCTTGCTCCTTATGCTTGATGAGCCAAGTTTGGGTTTAGCCCCTAAAATAGTGGCAGAGGTATTTGAGATATTAAAAGAGCTCAATAGAAAAGGTAAAACTATACTGCTTGTTGAGCAAAATGCCGCTCAAGCTTTAAAGCTTGCCAATTATGCCTATGTCTTAGAAAATGGCAAGATAACACTCGAAGGAGATGCTAAAGAGCTATTGGAAAACGAGGATGTGAAAAAGACTTACTTGGGTGAGATGTAA
- a CDS encoding helix-turn-helix domain-containing protein — translation MRVGSKIREIRTKKNMTLRDLSKKSGCSLGFLSQVERDLVSPTISSLRRIADALGINIISLFEEREPPVDSIVVRKTNRGKFENRRSRVKYELLRPQFSDTTIEALYMYLEPGAISGTSPHSHNGEELVIVLKGKLEIEVGGKSYLLEEGDSAVYNSNLPHKWRNSYEGTTEVIWVNHPPTF, via the coding sequence ATGAGAGTTGGAAGTAAGATTCGAGAGATCAGAACTAAGAAAAATATGACCTTAAGGGATTTAAGCAAAAAGTCAGGCTGCTCACTAGGCTTTTTGTCTCAGGTCGAACGAGACCTGGTCTCACCCACAATTTCTTCCCTAAGAAGAATAGCTGATGCCCTCGGCATAAACATAATTTCATTATTTGAGGAGAGAGAGCCACCTGTTGACTCAATTGTCGTAAGAAAAACAAACAGAGGCAAATTTGAAAATAGGCGTTCGCGCGTTAAATATGAACTTCTACGTCCACAGTTCTCAGATACAACAATTGAGGCGCTTTATATGTATTTAGAGCCTGGTGCTATAAGCGGAACATCTCCGCATTCGCACAACGGAGAAGAGCTCGTTATCGTCTTAAAGGGTAAGCTTGAAATAGAGGTAGGGGGAAAATCATACCTTTTAGAAGAAGGTGATTCGGCTGTTTATAACTCCAACCTACCGCACAAATGGAGAAACTCTTACGAGGGAACAACAGAGGTAATCTGGGTCAATCATCCCCCAACCTTCTGA
- a CDS encoding thioredoxin family protein, which translates to MKELDSKEEFESFIQNKKPSIVVFSTHDCATCKPVKDKIASRFKDIDAANIYLDDVRELAGELSIFNVPVVCIYLEGKELYRFIRVFSLDKIEEKINRIMEFI; encoded by the coding sequence ATGAAAGAGTTAGACTCAAAAGAGGAGTTTGAAAGCTTTATACAAAACAAAAAGCCGTCCATAGTCGTGTTTTCAACCCACGATTGTGCAACATGCAAGCCCGTTAAAGATAAAATAGCATCCCGCTTTAAGGATATAGATGCGGCCAATATCTATCTTGATGATGTAAGGGAGTTGGCCGGTGAGTTGTCCATATTCAATGTGCCTGTTGTGTGTATATACTTAGAGGGCAAGGAGCTTTACAGGTTTATACGGGTATTCTCCCTTGATAAGATAGAAGAAAAGATCAATAGGATCATGGAGTTTATTTAG
- a CDS encoding branched-chain amino acid ABC transporter permease, translating into MSLSRNSILTIISILLLFTFVWYANNNLTPYAVRIWENTAIFLMLAASYNLINGVTGQFSLEPNGFVAIGAYVAAILTLTPDQKDAMFIIEPMVPWLKNIHMSFLPSLIIAGLVTAFVGFLLGFPVFRVRGDYLAIVTLGFGLTIRVISNNTITITNGALGLKGIASYTNIWWCFGWAILSMIIIMRIVYSAFGRAMKAIRDDEDAAIAMGINTFWIKMAAFVIAAFFEGVGGGLLAHLITTISPTMFTFFLTFQLLIIIVVGGLGSMTGTVMATILVIWGSEILRFVEQPMNIAGLHIPGIPGMRMVIFSILLIVIMIFAREGIMGQREFSWNWLFSIFKKSKSEA; encoded by the coding sequence ATGAGTCTAAGCAGAAACTCTATATTAACGATTATATCCATACTTTTGCTATTCACATTCGTCTGGTACGCAAATAACAACTTAACTCCTTATGCTGTAAGGATATGGGAAAACACAGCCATATTCTTAATGCTTGCCGCAAGCTACAACCTTATAAACGGCGTTACCGGGCAGTTTTCACTTGAACCTAATGGTTTTGTGGCTATAGGGGCCTATGTTGCAGCAATCCTAACGCTCACACCAGACCAGAAAGATGCTATGTTCATAATAGAGCCAATGGTTCCATGGCTAAAAAACATACACATGTCGTTTTTGCCATCTTTAATAATAGCAGGTCTTGTAACGGCTTTTGTTGGATTTTTGTTAGGTTTTCCCGTATTTAGAGTTAGAGGGGATTATCTGGCCATCGTTACGTTGGGATTCGGTCTAACCATTAGGGTTATATCAAACAACACAATAACAATAACAAACGGAGCATTAGGCCTAAAGGGCATTGCAAGTTATACAAATATTTGGTGGTGTTTTGGCTGGGCTATACTTTCAATGATAATAATAATGCGTATAGTATACTCCGCTTTTGGTAGGGCAATGAAAGCCATCAGGGATGATGAAGATGCAGCCATTGCTATGGGAATCAACACATTCTGGATAAAAATGGCAGCATTTGTTATAGCGGCATTTTTTGAGGGAGTCGGTGGAGGATTATTAGCACATCTAATAACCACAATATCACCAACAATGTTCACATTCTTCTTAACATTCCAATTGCTTATTATTATAGTCGTTGGCGGTTTGGGCAGTATGACAGGAACTGTTATGGCCACTATATTGGTCATCTGGGGAAGCGAGATCTTAAGGTTTGTTGAGCAACCGATGAATATCGCTGGCCTTCATATACCGGGGATACCCGGCATGAGAATGGTAATCTTTTCCATTCTTCTAATCGTAATAATGATATTTGCAAGAGAGGGTATAATGGGTCAGAGGGAATTTTCTTGGAATTGGCTATTCAGTATCTTTAAAAAAAGTAAAAGTGAAGCTTAA
- a CDS encoding 4Fe-4S dicluster domain-containing protein — protein sequence MLDFSLSGNIQINLKRCSRYTFAKGSCDSCIKICPTGAIKLTPYPSISEDACIKCGLCYAACPTTAISIKNDNEKLLKETSSLSEIEIGCIFSTANNKISCIYRLDHSILTAWFLSGKAVKIKRGNCKSCKLKNQVNLFFKELRIATRLVKSSGIEPNIKINSSTAEKPHIPKEGLSRRELLSALKKPSSKPKRMLFLKKLNPIEKTECKITAKITITNSCDLCGICEVVCPTEVILIQKEQKGSIWFNPAACINCQNCQNGCLKGAIKLETGHTSLLKAKPQVVFEAEKKLCKNCKSFFYSNADEDICPTCKSKQSKKQSIIEMFKNI from the coding sequence ATGCTCGATTTCTCTTTAAGCGGCAATATACAGATAAATCTCAAAAGGTGCAGCAGATACACATTTGCAAAGGGTTCATGTGATAGCTGTATAAAAATCTGCCCAACAGGTGCAATAAAATTAACACCCTACCCATCTATAAGTGAAGATGCTTGCATCAAATGTGGCTTATGCTATGCTGCATGCCCTACAACGGCCATTAGTATAAAAAACGATAATGAAAAACTCCTTAAGGAAACATCCAGTTTATCTGAAATTGAGATAGGTTGTATCTTCTCAACGGCCAACAACAAAATATCCTGTATCTATAGGCTTGACCATTCTATACTAACTGCATGGTTTCTTTCAGGCAAAGCTGTAAAAATAAAAAGGGGCAATTGCAAAAGCTGTAAACTAAAAAATCAGGTAAATCTATTCTTTAAGGAATTAAGGATTGCCACAAGGCTTGTAAAATCAAGCGGTATAGAGCCTAACATAAAGATAAACAGTTCAACAGCCGAAAAGCCACATATACCAAAAGAAGGGCTTTCACGCAGGGAGCTTTTATCTGCATTAAAAAAGCCCTCATCAAAACCCAAACGAATGCTCTTTTTAAAAAAGTTAAACCCTATAGAAAAAACGGAATGCAAGATAACAGCAAAAATCACCATAACAAACTCATGCGACCTGTGCGGAATATGCGAGGTTGTATGCCCAACCGAGGTCATACTTATACAAAAAGAGCAAAAAGGCAGCATCTGGTTTAACCCTGCAGCCTGCATAAACTGCCAAAACTGCCAAAACGGCTGTCTAAAGGGCGCAATTAAGCTTGAAACAGGCCATACAAGCCTATTAAAAGCCAAACCTCAGGTTGTATTTGAAGCAGAAAAGAAACTCTGCAAAAACTGTAAAAGCTTTTTTTACTCAAACGCGGATGAGGATATCTGCCCTACCTGTAAATCCAAACAGTCAAAGAAGCAAAGCATCATAGAGATGTTCAAAAATATTTAG
- a CDS encoding DUF364 domain-containing protein — protein MFVHQLIHQKAKERADGLEVVDVRIGLGYTLVELSNGSAGLSYSFTKETSPKDCTVMKEAGDLVGKPAGYILDKILSYNLTDSSLALACANAIINKDIKQNDIDIIDLVRGEDKVVMVGYFSPLIEPLKNKAGKFIICERNPRGDALPDFAEYFELFDCDIAILTATSIINKTIDSLLDMIKKARIIAVMGPSTPMDRSVFKNRITHACGSIVKNIELAKRIVSEGGGTKRLKPAIEKRCVY, from the coding sequence ATGTTTGTTCATCAACTGATCCATCAAAAGGCAAAAGAAAGGGCAGATGGCTTAGAGGTTGTGGATGTAAGGATAGGGCTTGGATACACACTTGTTGAGTTAAGCAACGGCTCTGCAGGTCTATCCTATAGCTTCACAAAGGAGACCTCACCCAAAGACTGCACCGTGATGAAAGAGGCTGGTGATCTTGTGGGTAAACCAGCAGGGTATATCCTGGATAAGATACTATCATACAACCTGACAGACTCAAGTTTGGCTTTAGCATGCGCAAATGCAATAATAAACAAAGATATAAAGCAAAATGATATAGATATAATAGACCTTGTAAGAGGAGAAGACAAAGTCGTTATGGTGGGTTATTTTTCACCCCTCATAGAACCGCTAAAGAACAAGGCAGGGAAATTTATAATCTGCGAACGCAACCCAAGAGGGGATGCACTGCCGGATTTTGCCGAATATTTCGAGCTGTTTGATTGCGATATAGCCATACTTACTGCAACCTCTATTATAAACAAAACCATAGATAGCTTGCTTGATATGATAAAAAAGGCAAGGATTATAGCTGTAATGGGACCTTCCACACCGATGGATAGAAGCGTTTTCAAAAATAGAATAACGCATGCATGCGGCAGTATCGTAAAAAACATAGAGTTGGCAAAGAGGATAGTAAGTGAAGGTGGCGGCACAAAAAGACTAAAGCCAGCCATAGAAAAAAGATGCGTTTATTAA
- a CDS encoding branched-chain amino acid ABC transporter permease, whose product MNSTIILQQLVNGISLGSLYGLVAIGYTMVYGVIRLINFAHGDVMMVGMYFAFVGVAMMFLPWWAAFLLSMFATAIVGVLIDRIAYKPLRNASRISALITAIGVSFFLENLFLVVFGGVPKAFPVPSLFGGAINVNGVIFPNIAIITPIVAIVFLLMLLFVLYRTKYGMAMRALSLDMETVRIMGINVDLIISMVFAIGSLLAALGGVFWAMRYPAINPLIGIMPGLKAFAAAVLGGIGSVTGAAVGGFIIGISEILVVAFFPSLAGYKDAFAFLFLIFVLLFKPTGIMGEDLERGRF is encoded by the coding sequence ATGAACTCAACAATTATTCTTCAACAACTGGTAAACGGGATATCTCTTGGTAGTCTTTATGGGCTTGTGGCAATAGGCTACACAATGGTTTATGGTGTTATTAGACTTATCAACTTTGCCCATGGAGATGTCATGATGGTAGGAATGTATTTCGCCTTTGTAGGTGTTGCCATGATGTTCTTGCCGTGGTGGGCTGCATTCCTGCTATCAATGTTTGCAACGGCAATAGTTGGAGTACTAATAGATAGAATTGCCTATAAACCGTTAAGAAACGCAAGTAGGATATCTGCCCTCATTACAGCAATAGGCGTCTCATTCTTTTTGGAAAACCTATTCTTGGTGGTCTTTGGAGGAGTTCCAAAGGCATTTCCCGTCCCCTCATTATTTGGAGGGGCAATAAATGTAAACGGAGTCATATTTCCAAATATAGCTATAATTACACCCATTGTCGCCATAGTTTTTTTATTAATGCTTTTGTTTGTCTTATACAGAACAAAATACGGCATGGCAATGAGAGCTCTTTCTTTGGATATGGAAACAGTAAGGATAATGGGAATAAACGTAGATTTAATAATATCAATGGTCTTTGCCATAGGTTCACTGCTTGCTGCTTTGGGTGGTGTGTTTTGGGCTATGAGGTATCCTGCAATTAACCCACTAATTGGAATTATGCCTGGTCTTAAGGCGTTTGCTGCAGCCGTTTTAGGCGGTATAGGCTCCGTCACAGGGGCTGCCGTGGGCGGATTTATCATAGGAATATCGGAGATACTTGTTGTTGCCTTTTTTCCATCATTAGCAGGATATAAAGATGCTTTTGCTTTTCTTTTCTTGATATTCGTTCTATTATTTAAACCTACAGGCATTATGGGAGAAGACCTTGAAAGGGGGCGCTTCTAA